CCCCCTGACAACCTCCGATCCAATCAGGgagaaatgtgtattccctgactggttggcacCTGCTTGCTGGACATTTGTGGATATTGCATGGTTAAAATTAGTTGCGACACTaaaaacctctttgtgattgctttggttgctagcagattgctgtggtcacctgtagtttggAAGGTTCCGACTACCAAACACTTGCCAAGTGGTGGTGAAACTTTGAAAATTGTGACACAAAGCAGAAACTGAGcaagtttgccttcaaagttgTGCCTTATGGCTACAAGCAAcccatttcaaaaggtgcaacttttgctttaaaagcatttattttttgcatcgCACTTTTCATAGTTTCACTATTGCTGGGCGAGTcaaccacagcaatctgctGGCAATGAAAGCAATCACAGGGAGGGTTTTGGTGTTGCAGcatatacctctttgcaaccaatctGACCTAGCAACCGCTTGTCAATCAATTggggaaatacacatttttcccaagTGACCTGCGGTTGCCAGGAGgccactgactggtctctagaccTGCATAACTGGGGGCTAACAGGAGAAGCTCAAGTGTTAACACATTGAATCCACTGATCTGTGTATTTACTTGTTTAGGCTTTAATCAACAGAGGAGTGAACCTTGATCCACTGGGGAAATGGTCTAAAGTGGGTTTGGTTATCTATGACTCCTCGGTACCTATAGGTAGGTGTCATCCATAACTGATCCTCACTGGGGAATATTTGAGTATGACAGCAGCCACAGGAGCcttaaacatgatttttttttttacatattaatAAGGTGCAACCCCAGAGTATCTGGCCGGTCATTACATGCTGCAAGGAGCCTCCAGCTTTCTGCCAGTCATGGCGCTGTCTCCACAGGAGGGAGAGTTGGTACTGGACATGAGCTCAGCTCCAGGAGGAAAGACCACCTATATTGGTAAGATGTACTGTCTTTATTGCAAATTTTGTTGCAATTTTACCCTTAAAATTAGTGAAGACCTTATGCAGATGCTCTCAACCTTAGCTCAGCTGATGAGAAACACAGGGGTGATAGTGGCTAATGATGCCAGCGCTGAAAGACTGAAGAGTGTGGTGGGAAACATTCACCGTCTGGGGGTCACCAACACTGTGGTCTGCAACTACGACGGCAGGGAGTTCCCAAAGGTATCCTGTGTACACATGTTGATCGGTAATATCTGTGGTATAAAGTCTTATTGCAGTTAAAATGTTCTGACCTGTTGCAATTTTGCTTAAAGGTAATGGGTGGGTTTGATAGAGTGCTGCTTGATGCACCTTGCTCAGGCACAGGAGTCATTGCTAAAGATCCAGCTGTGAAGACTagcaaggtaaaaaaaaaaaaaaagaaaaagaaactttgtCCCTTTCTGCATACAGATATGTCTGTTTGCTTTAAGTACTTTGCTAATACTTATTTCTGTCTACCCTTCTTTTCCAGGATGAGGTGGATATCAACCGCTGTGCTCACTTGCAGAAAGAACTGATTCTGTCTGCCATCGACTCTGTCGATGCTGATTCCTCATCAGGAGGATATCTGGTCTACTGCACTTGTTCAATAACCGTATGTAAACTCAGAATTGGCCTCAGGCATGTCTGCTACGTTTATGTATGAGCACAATAATTATCAGATGAGCTTGTTAGTGATTTAATCTTTTTCTGCTAGGTGGAGGAGAATGAGTGGGTGGTGGACTACGCTTTAAAGAAAAGGAACGTTAAATTAGTTCCCACAGGGCTCGACTTTGGCAAGGAAGGCTTCACCAAGTAAGTTGGATATTCTGTGTCAGCATTTTAGGCACTGAAAGGAAGCAATTTTGAATAAAACTTGAATATTTTCCATTCTTTTAGTTTCAAAAAGTTCAGATTCCATCCATCTCTGCGACTCACACGGCGATTTTATCCTCACTCCCACAATATGGACGGGTTCTTTGTGGCCAAGCTGAAGAAGTTCTCCAATGTAATTCCAACTGCACCAGCAGGGAAAGGTAAGACTATTTGTCATGGCTACATGCCAACATTGATCAACATATTTACCCTGTTTATCATTAACTAAACTTCTGCGTCTGTTACTGCTGTAGAAGAAGAGAAGGCAGAGGCTCCTGAGACGACAGTGGCCACAGATGCTCCTGAAGAGAAGAAGTCCAAAAGTGACAAGACAAAGAAGACTGTCCCCGACAAGGCAGGAGGCTCGAAGCAAGAAAACAAAGCCAACGGAACAGCAGtcatgaaaaaggaaaacatcaaCTCAAAAGGCAAAAAGGACTTAAAAACTGGAccaaaaaaggcaaaagttGCCAAGATGGATGGAGAAACtgtgaagggcacagaagacAAAAAGGCAACAGTTGATGGTAAAGCAAACGCtgacaaaaaggaagaaaacagatTTGAGAAAAAGGAagccaaaaacagcaaaacacccACGAAGGCCAAGAACAGAATGGGAAAGAATAAATTCAACAAGTTGAAGCACatgttgcaaaaacaaaacacagtgtgACACTGTGTTAAACGTATGTAGGGATTACATAAGAGCTTTGTTACACACCTCGATCCACCTCGCTGTCTCATGAAGCTGCTCTGTTTGTGCAGGCAGCATGTGTCAAATGTGATTGTAACATGGCTGTATATACAGAATGCTCATTGTGATTCTCTGATGAACTATTGTAGGTTTCGTGCTTTCCATAATTCTgtaagaaataaatattttgaattttttcttGAAGTTTGTTTGGTTCATCATTCATTAGTAGAAagttttggttctttttttgtGATCTAAACCATCTGTTACACTAAATATTCACACCAGCTATGGATGGCACACTTTAATTTGACCATTTTAGttttcattcagttcatttttttttttatttataaagcatttgtaacaacagtcatctcaaggtgtgTTGTGTTGTAAGGTTTAGACAGTCTTAGAGAACCCCAATGATTGGATGATCCCCAATGAGCCAGCAAATGgcatgagaaagaaaaaaatttaacaaaGATTTTAGGCATTTACAAATCAgttataattttgtattttctaatttTTAGTTTCTAGACTGCTTGTTCATGATTTCTGAAGGTCCTTCAAGTTTGTCTTTGGAcacaagctgattttttttttttagtcattttcagtccagtccttgtaccatGACTGTTTTCATagcaatgttttttgtttgtcaagcataaaaaaggcacataATTCAAAGGATGAAGCAGTGTTGTGTTTgcatataacagacaacttagcaaagaaccaattttaaattgtatctttaggcactttgttactagcagcctgtcagaaaagcacattttattcctatttctttagctgaatctacaaAATAGTCCAAAGATAGCACAGTTTGacagcataaaatagtatttttacaccaacaagatgattgccaaagagctattagctgaaaacttgcaTTCTTTGCATCCTGTGCACTGTGTCCTTAAAAGAAATttgagaaaactggacaagtggaagacaaagaagtgtcaggcctaaaaaactatctacagcagatgaacagcatctgaaaatcATGGCTTTAAGAAATACTTTAAGAAGGACCTGGGAGATGCGtgtggaccttcagctgatccatctactgatgatgaagctgtaagactgttgAACTCTGGTGGGGCTGTGTAGCTGCACTGCTCATGCTGCTGTCATTGCACAATTATCCCTGCTGTGACACCAAGTGTAACTTACCTTTACTCAATTCAAACTTTATTGTacattgtttatatttattcagttatgtatatgtgtgtgtatgtgtatacatatgtgtgtattttttccttttttatatcATTGTTCCCTTTTATTTACACTTATTCTTCTTTaagggcaacactgggacctgaggacagaaatttAATTCCagtgcatgtaaatgtgatgcaaatgacaataaagaatccttgaattcttgatctggaaagcatctgattggcaacagcttatttttcagtatgacaatgatcttaaacacactgccagtgcagtaaaagcacacctggatagaaaaagaGAACACCCAATGGAACAgtgtcagtcatggattggtctccccagagcccggactgcctatcccagctgtcatagg
This window of the Archocentrus centrarchus isolate MPI-CPG fArcCen1 chromosome 16, fArcCen1, whole genome shotgun sequence genome carries:
- the nop2 gene encoding 28S rRNA (cytosine(4447)-C(5))-methyltransferase, with amino-acid sequence MGRKLDPSKKLKKGPGKKARKQQGAETELAKFITDEDTGPKRLSSRARKRAAKRIQTLKKPKDVAEEKPKKGFTDENSKWLKPAKRKRKIDEAESEDDSDEHWEEEDDDDEEEEKLIQKKGVKGVKKVEAEDDDDDDDDEDDDDNDGAAADDDDDDNEDDDDDDDLVDDYGIQDDGDEAAEDDSDGEDLLPIERAAKKEKKLKKVMAPESDEDDDDEEGDDDDDDDDDDEEQKSDADMDEEDTIKTNIDEEDKFRLPKPEERLLPLDLKTVYQRIKDNVDVLCNFSTKREEGKDRADYISLLKKDLCTYYSYNEFLIEKFMDLFPLSELVDFLEANEIHRPVTIRTNTLKTRRRDLAQALINRGVNLDPLGKWSKVGLVIYDSSVPIGATPEYLAGHYMLQGASSFLPVMALSPQEGELVLDMSSAPGGKTTYIAQLMRNTGVIVANDASAERLKSVVGNIHRLGVTNTVVCNYDGREFPKVMGGFDRVLLDAPCSGTGVIAKDPAVKTSKDEVDINRCAHLQKELILSAIDSVDADSSSGGYLVYCTCSITVEENEWVVDYALKKRNVKLVPTGLDFGKEGFTNFKKFRFHPSLRLTRRFYPHSHNMDGFFVAKLKKFSNVIPTAPAGKEEEKAEAPETTVATDAPEEKKSKSDKTKKTVPDKAGGSKQENKANGTAVMKKENINSKGKKDLKTGPKKAKVAKMDGETVKGTEDKKATVDGKANADKKEENRFEKKEAKNSKTPTKAKNRMGKNKFNKLKHMLQKQNTV